The Geomonas ferrireducens genome includes a window with the following:
- a CDS encoding Ig-like domain-containing protein, with protein MHRLVTRYCSRLLVLSSVLLAGCGGGGSSSSDVPPKEEWAQATSVSSSSTVASISGTAWISDSYYASHCVGLSCLTDTTRTDDYPGVDVTYINQTTGASGTATSYYGPGTDWTHRWFAGVPVVPGTNNIVISAYDPGGKGTTIAVQVVAPQALTVQSTAPASDATGVLLNASISAQFSGEIDPSTTYFIAVTGPGGAVAGTKSVSGSTVTFIPAANLAYDTTYTVTIPTTLRAVSGSSLTSEYTWTFTTMAAPVFRVLSTSPAAGATSVPRDSSVSVTFTGLIDYSTFGRSSFFVSSPTGAKWGYYYSAFGASGSVSDPTLLEANTTYTATLTTAIRDKSGNALPFDYVWSFKTGD; from the coding sequence GTGCACCGTTTGGTAACCCGGTACTGCAGTAGATTGTTGGTCCTGTCGAGCGTCCTGCTCGCCGGTTGTGGCGGTGGTGGCTCCTCTTCGTCCGATGTTCCTCCCAAAGAAGAGTGGGCCCAGGCAACTTCGGTATCAAGCTCCTCGACCGTTGCCAGCATCAGCGGAACCGCCTGGATTTCCGATTCCTATTACGCCAGCCATTGCGTCGGCCTCTCCTGCCTCACCGACACCACGCGCACCGACGATTATCCCGGCGTCGACGTCACCTATATCAACCAGACCACCGGTGCCAGCGGCACCGCGACAAGCTACTACGGGCCGGGAACCGACTGGACACACAGATGGTTCGCCGGGGTGCCGGTAGTCCCCGGAACCAACAATATCGTGATCTCGGCCTATGACCCCGGCGGCAAAGGGACCACGATCGCGGTTCAGGTCGTAGCTCCGCAGGCCTTGACGGTGCAGTCGACTGCCCCCGCGTCGGACGCCACCGGAGTGCTGCTGAACGCGAGCATTTCCGCGCAATTTAGCGGCGAGATCGACCCCTCGACGACCTACTTTATCGCGGTCACCGGTCCCGGTGGAGCGGTCGCCGGTACCAAGAGCGTAAGCGGTTCGACCGTGACCTTCATCCCCGCCGCCAATCTTGCCTATGACACCACCTACACCGTTACCATCCCGACCACACTGCGCGCCGTTTCCGGCTCCTCTTTGACCTCCGAATACACCTGGACCTTCACCACGATGGCAGCGCCGGTTTTCCGCGTGCTCTCAACCAGTCCAGCGGCTGGAGCCACTAGCGTGCCGAGGGATTCGAGCGTTTCGGTCACCTTCACCGGACTGATCGATTACTCGACTTTCGGGCGCTCGTCATTTTTCGTCAGCAGCCCTACCGGCGCCAAGTGGGGGTACTATTACTCAGCGTTCGGCGCCTCGGGCAGCGTGAGCGACCCGACATTGCTGGAAGCGAACACCACTTACACCGCGACCCTGACTACCGCGATCAGGGATAAATCCGGTAACGCGCTTCCTTTTGACTACGTTTGGAGTTTCAAGACCGGCGACTGA